One Actinoplanes missouriensis 431 DNA segment encodes these proteins:
- the thiD gene encoding bifunctional hydroxymethylpyrimidine kinase/phosphomethylpyrimidine kinase → MTPRVVLTIAGSDSGGGAGIQADLKTFAALGAFGTSVLTAITAQNTLGVTAIHAVPADIVAAQLDAVLSDLPVAAVKVGMVSDPAVAKVIAERAGDLPHLVIDPVMVATAGSRLSDSAVVGVLLPYASVLTPNRHEAGALLGRVIETAEEMAEAAAELAKLGPRGVVVTGSELAVDVLHVAGETTVLRGSPVETRNNHGSGCTFSSAIAVRLAAGDSVPEAVMTAKDYVYRGLRGGASWQLGAGPGPLDHFAWSL, encoded by the coding sequence GTGACGCCGCGGGTGGTGCTCACCATCGCCGGGTCGGACTCCGGTGGGGGTGCGGGGATCCAGGCGGATCTCAAGACGTTCGCGGCGCTCGGGGCGTTCGGGACGTCGGTGCTCACCGCGATCACCGCGCAGAACACGCTGGGTGTCACGGCGATCCACGCGGTGCCCGCCGACATCGTCGCGGCGCAGCTCGACGCGGTGCTCTCAGATCTGCCGGTGGCGGCCGTGAAGGTCGGGATGGTGTCCGATCCGGCGGTGGCGAAAGTGATCGCGGAACGGGCCGGCGACCTGCCCCATCTGGTCATCGATCCGGTGATGGTGGCGACCGCCGGAAGCCGGCTCTCCGATTCGGCTGTGGTGGGAGTGCTCCTCCCGTACGCCAGTGTGCTGACGCCGAACCGGCACGAAGCCGGCGCCCTCCTCGGCCGGGTGATCGAAACGGCCGAGGAGATGGCCGAAGCCGCCGCCGAGCTCGCGAAGCTCGGCCCACGCGGGGTGGTCGTGACCGGAAGTGAACTTGCGGTCGACGTCCTGCACGTCGCGGGAGAGACCACCGTGCTGCGGGGCTCGCCGGTGGAGACCCGCAACAACCATGGGTCTGGCTGCACGTTCTCGTCGGCGATCGCGGTGCGGCTGGCCGCGGGCGACTCGGTGCCGGAAGCGGTGATGACCGCGAAGGATTACGTGTATCGCGGTCTGCGCGGCGGCGCCTCCTGGCAGCTCGGGGCGGGACCCGGGCCGCTGGACCACTTCGCCTGGTCCCTCTGA
- a CDS encoding ABC-F family ATP-binding cassette domain-containing protein has protein sequence MGYVDVAGAGFVLPDGRELFADVSFRVGEGAKVALVGPNGAGKTTLMRMVAGDIPTQSGTIARSGGLGVMRQFIGMIGDDRTLEDLALSLVAPALGTAGERLRAAAAALDETEKSQIGYANALAHWGEAGGYEAEVLFDTVAVSILGKSWEETKDRIVRTLSGGEQKRFALDLLLRGSDEVLLLDEPDNFLDVPAKRWLEQRMRESSKSILYVSHDRELLAQTANRVVAVEGGGAWTHPGGFASWHEARSNRHERMEELRRRWDEEHEKLRELVFTLKNKAAYNDGLASRYQAAQTRLRKFEEAGPPPLPPKEQSLRMNLRGGRTGKRSVICEQLELENLTFPFDLEIWYGDRVAVLGANGTGKSHFLRLLAAGGSEPDLEHKPVDGAPLTHVMHGGVARLGARVRPGHFSQTHDRPELMEKTLVEILWRGDEHRSGVDRAGAMKALNRYELAAQGDQRFGTLSGGQQARFLVLLLELSGATLLLLDEPTDNLDLASAEALEEGLKAFDGTVMAVTHDRWFTRSFDRFVLFRGDGEVVEVPEPVWDVR, from the coding sequence ATGGGTTACGTGGATGTCGCCGGCGCCGGTTTCGTGCTCCCGGACGGGCGGGAGCTCTTCGCCGACGTGTCGTTCCGGGTCGGCGAGGGCGCGAAGGTGGCGCTGGTTGGGCCGAACGGGGCCGGCAAGACGACGCTGATGCGCATGGTCGCGGGAGACATCCCGACCCAGAGCGGCACGATCGCGCGGTCCGGAGGGCTCGGCGTGATGCGCCAGTTCATCGGCATGATCGGCGACGACCGTACCCTGGAAGATCTTGCTTTGTCGCTTGTCGCGCCCGCGCTCGGCACGGCAGGTGAGCGACTGCGCGCCGCGGCCGCGGCCCTCGACGAGACCGAGAAGAGTCAGATCGGGTACGCGAACGCGCTCGCCCACTGGGGTGAGGCCGGTGGTTACGAGGCAGAGGTCCTCTTCGACACGGTCGCTGTCTCGATCCTGGGCAAGTCGTGGGAGGAGACCAAGGACCGGATCGTGCGGACCCTCTCCGGCGGCGAGCAGAAACGGTTTGCGCTGGACCTGCTGCTCCGCGGGAGCGACGAGGTGCTGCTGCTCGACGAGCCGGACAACTTCCTCGACGTCCCCGCGAAACGCTGGCTGGAACAGCGGATGCGGGAGTCGTCGAAATCGATCCTCTACGTCTCGCACGACCGGGAGCTGCTGGCGCAGACCGCGAACCGGGTGGTGGCCGTGGAGGGCGGCGGCGCGTGGACCCATCCGGGCGGCTTCGCCTCTTGGCACGAGGCCCGGTCGAACCGGCACGAGCGGATGGAGGAGCTGCGCCGCCGCTGGGACGAGGAGCACGAGAAACTCCGCGAGCTGGTCTTCACGCTGAAGAACAAGGCGGCCTACAACGACGGTCTCGCCTCGCGTTACCAGGCCGCGCAGACCCGGCTGCGCAAGTTCGAGGAGGCCGGCCCGCCGCCGCTGCCGCCGAAGGAGCAGTCCCTGCGGATGAACCTGCGCGGCGGGCGCACCGGCAAGCGCTCGGTGATCTGCGAGCAGCTCGAGCTGGAGAACCTGACGTTCCCGTTCGACCTGGAGATCTGGTACGGGGACCGGGTCGCCGTCCTCGGCGCGAACGGCACCGGCAAGTCCCACTTCCTGCGGCTGCTCGCGGCCGGCGGCTCCGAGCCCGATCTGGAGCACAAGCCGGTCGACGGCGCGCCGCTGACGCATGTGATGCACGGCGGCGTGGCCCGGCTCGGCGCGCGGGTGCGTCCGGGGCACTTCTCGCAGACCCACGACCGGCCGGAGCTGATGGAGAAGACGCTCGTCGAGATCCTCTGGCGGGGCGACGAGCACCGGTCCGGAGTCGACCGGGCCGGGGCGATGAAGGCGCTCAACCGGTACGAGCTGGCGGCACAGGGCGACCAGCGGTTCGGCACGCTCTCCGGCGGTCAGCAGGCCCGGTTCCTGGTGCTGCTGCTGGAGTTGTCCGGTGCCACGTTGCTGCTGCTCGACGAGCCGACGGACAACCTGGACCTGGCGTCGGCGGAGGCGCTGGAGGAGGGCTTGAAAGCCTTCGACGGTACGGTGATGGCTGTCACCCACGACCGCTGGTTCACCCGCTCCTTTGATCGTTTCGTGCTGTTCAGAGGCGATGGCGAGGTCGTCGAGGTTCCCGAACCGGTTTGGGACGTCCGCTGA
- a CDS encoding class I SAM-dependent methyltransferase, translating to MSADHYFSADPDAPLRRSEIEFSVAGKNHRLAVASGVFSAGRLDPGTAVLLRKAGLPDASAEGTFLDLGCGYGPIARVLATEAPAATVWAVDVNSRARELTAENTKNLRVRVAAPDDVPADVEFQQIWSNPPTHVGKAELHGLMERWLPRLAPDGVAWLVINRNLGGDSLHTWLTGLGWQVERVASQRGFRVLKVTRKSAD from the coding sequence GTGAGTGCCGACCATTACTTCTCCGCCGACCCGGATGCGCCGCTGCGGCGCAGCGAGATCGAGTTCAGCGTCGCCGGCAAGAACCACCGGCTCGCCGTCGCGTCCGGGGTGTTCTCGGCCGGGCGGCTGGACCCGGGCACCGCCGTGCTGCTCCGCAAGGCCGGGCTGCCGGACGCCTCGGCCGAGGGGACGTTTCTCGACCTGGGCTGCGGTTATGGCCCGATCGCCCGGGTGCTGGCGACCGAGGCGCCGGCGGCGACCGTGTGGGCCGTGGACGTGAACTCCCGCGCCCGGGAGTTGACCGCCGAGAACACCAAGAATTTGAGGGTACGGGTGGCAGCGCCCGACGACGTGCCCGCGGACGTGGAGTTCCAGCAGATCTGGAGCAACCCGCCCACCCACGTCGGCAAGGCGGAGCTGCACGGGCTGATGGAACGCTGGCTGCCGCGGCTGGCACCGGACGGTGTTGCCTGGCTGGTGATCAACCGGAACCTCGGTGGTGATTCGCTGCACACCTGGCTGACCGGCCTCGGCTGGCAGGTCGAGCGTGTGGCCAGCCAGCGGGGGTTCCGAGTCCTGAAGGTCACCCGAAAATCGGCTGACTGA
- a CDS encoding thiamine phosphate synthase → MHGSLSFPRLHVITDSLDVVRGVAGQPDVAVQIRVKTSDAQAYALTVAALEILRPAGTMCLVNDRVAVALAAGADGVHVGADDLPVDAARRILGPDAVIGATCRNPTDARAAVAAGASYLGTGPAFATSTKDGLPPPIGPAGVAAVVDAVPGTPVLAIGGITADRVPVLPSHGVAAIGAFVTDPKRAVAEFLEALR, encoded by the coding sequence ATGCACGGTTCGTTGTCGTTTCCCCGGCTCCACGTCATCACCGACTCGCTCGACGTCGTCCGCGGCGTCGCCGGCCAGCCCGACGTCGCCGTTCAGATCCGGGTCAAGACGAGCGACGCCCAGGCGTACGCGCTGACCGTCGCGGCCCTCGAGATCCTCCGCCCGGCGGGCACGATGTGCCTGGTCAACGACCGGGTAGCGGTGGCGCTGGCGGCCGGCGCGGACGGTGTGCACGTCGGCGCCGACGACCTGCCGGTGGACGCCGCCCGGCGGATCCTCGGCCCGGACGCGGTGATCGGCGCGACCTGCCGGAACCCGACGGACGCCCGGGCCGCCGTCGCCGCCGGCGCCTCCTATCTGGGCACCGGGCCGGCGTTCGCGACGTCCACGAAGGACGGCCTGCCACCACCGATCGGCCCGGCCGGTGTCGCCGCCGTCGTCGACGCGGTGCCGGGCACGCCGGTGCTGGCGATCGGTGGGATCACTGCCGACCGGGTGCCGGTCCTGCCGTCGCACGGGGTCGCCGCGATCGGCGCGTTCGTGACCGATCCGAAGCGGGCGGTCGCCGAGTTCCTGGAGGCCCTGCGATGA
- a CDS encoding thiamine phosphate synthase, which translates to MVTPGGLVVLTDRRSAAGPLVEVVAAAVRGGADWVILRERDLGYEERAALAAQLRPLLPPGRLIVAGPDPLGGTAVHLSAADPLPSGVPLVGRSWHGAEPPSDVDYVTLSPIYPTATKPGYGPALGAAGAAALAGRVPWLALGGVDSAARAAECARAGAEGIAVLGAIMRAANPARVASELAGAFAAAQRAAASAGAGAW; encoded by the coding sequence ATGGTGACGCCGGGCGGGCTCGTCGTGCTCACCGACCGGCGGTCCGCCGCCGGGCCGCTGGTGGAGGTGGTCGCGGCGGCGGTCCGCGGCGGCGCCGACTGGGTCATTCTGCGCGAGCGCGACCTCGGGTACGAGGAGAGAGCCGCCCTCGCGGCGCAGCTGAGGCCGCTCCTGCCGCCCGGGCGACTGATCGTCGCGGGTCCGGATCCGCTGGGCGGCACGGCCGTGCACCTCTCGGCCGCCGATCCGCTGCCGTCCGGGGTTCCGCTGGTGGGCCGCTCGTGGCACGGCGCCGAGCCGCCCTCCGATGTGGATTACGTGACGTTGTCGCCGATCTACCCGACGGCGACGAAGCCGGGTTACGGGCCGGCGCTCGGCGCGGCGGGGGCGGCGGCGCTGGCCGGGCGGGTGCCGTGGCTGGCGCTGGGCGGGGTCGACTCGGCGGCGCGGGCCGCGGAGTGCGCCCGGGCCGGTGCCGAGGGGATCGCGGTGCTCGGGGCGATCATGCGGGCGGCCAATCCGGCGCGGGTGGCGAGCGAGCTGGCGGGCGCGTTCGCGGCCGCTCAGCGGGCCGCGGCGAGTGCGGGGGCGGGAGCGTGGTGA
- the thiO gene encoding glycine oxidase ThiO, translating to MRVAIVGGGIIGLAVGRELLLRGADVTVYDPAPEGTGGAWHVAAGMLAPGGESAFEFPFLEPLLEASNALWPSYASSLGDVGYDEAGTLSVALTADDLAEAKREWQHQKLTTLTGSQVRDREPSLSPRIRAGAYSPTERQVDPRKVVAALRFALDGRVALKHVTDISEISADTVVVAAGLGTAALTGLPIRPVKGQVLRLRGEPGLLRHVIDGAADGRHVYLVPRADGEVVVGATQEERSDRAVTAGGVHDLLRAALDLVPGLSEHEIIELTVGHRPGTPDNAPILGRLDDRTVVAAGHHRNGVLLAPITARLIADLVLTGAADPLLDAFTPGRF from the coding sequence ATGAGGGTCGCGATCGTCGGCGGCGGGATCATCGGGCTTGCCGTCGGCCGGGAGTTGCTGCTCCGGGGAGCGGACGTCACGGTCTACGACCCGGCGCCGGAGGGAACCGGGGGCGCCTGGCACGTGGCGGCCGGGATGCTCGCTCCGGGTGGGGAGTCGGCGTTCGAGTTTCCGTTCCTGGAGCCGCTGCTGGAGGCGTCCAACGCGCTCTGGCCCTCGTATGCGTCGTCACTGGGAGACGTCGGATATGACGAGGCCGGCACGTTGAGCGTGGCACTGACCGCCGACGATCTGGCGGAGGCGAAGCGGGAGTGGCAGCACCAGAAACTCACCACGCTGACCGGCTCGCAGGTGCGTGACCGGGAGCCGTCGCTGTCGCCGCGGATCCGGGCCGGGGCCTACTCGCCGACGGAGCGGCAGGTCGACCCGCGCAAGGTGGTGGCGGCGCTGCGCTTCGCATTGGACGGTCGCGTGGCCCTCAAGCATGTAACCGACATCTCCGAAATTTCTGCCGATACCGTTGTGGTGGCGGCCGGCCTGGGCACGGCCGCGCTGACCGGACTTCCCATCCGCCCGGTGAAAGGCCAGGTCCTGCGCCTGCGCGGCGAACCCGGCCTGCTCCGGCACGTGATCGACGGCGCCGCCGACGGTCGGCACGTCTACCTGGTGCCGCGCGCCGACGGTGAAGTGGTGGTCGGCGCCACCCAGGAGGAGCGCTCCGACCGGGCGGTCACCGCGGGCGGGGTGCACGACCTGCTGCGCGCCGCGCTCGACCTGGTCCCCGGCCTCTCCGAGCACGAGATCATCGAACTCACCGTCGGGCACCGGCCCGGCACGCCGGACAACGCGCCGATCCTCGGCCGGCTCGACGACCGGACCGTGGTGGCCGCCGGTCACCACCGCAACGGGGTGCTGCTCGCCCCGATCACCGCGCGGCTCATCGCGGACCTGGTGCTCACCGGAGCCGCGGACCCACTGCTGGACGCCTTCACCCCCGGGAGGTTCTGA
- the thiC gene encoding phosphomethylpyrimidine synthase ThiC, with product MRRKTYVDGPRSDIRVPFTEVVLTGDEPPVRLYDTSGPGSDPLVGLPPLRKPWWTGQTQLAAARAGIVTPEMEFVAVREGVTPELVRDEIASGRAVLPANRNHPESEPMIIGSRFLVKVNANIGTSAVTSSVAEEVEKLTWATRWGADTVMDLSTGPRIHETREAIVRNSPVPIGTVPIYQALEKVKGDPLELTWELFRETVIEQAEQGVDYMTIHAGVLLAHVPLAAERVTGIVSRGGSIMAAWCLAEHRENFLYTHFRELCEIFREYDITFSLGDGLRPGSIADANDEAQFAELRTLGELTHIAWEYDVQVMVEGPGHVPMHKIKENVDLQVDLCGGAPFYTLGPLATDIAPAYDHITSAIGAAMIGMFGTAMLCYVTPKEHLGLPNKEDVKAGMIAYKIAAHSADLAKGHAGAQEWDDALSRARFDFRWEDQFELALDPETARAYHDETLPAAPAKTAHFCSMCGPKFCSMRISHELRAAGMKSKSSEFVEAGGRVYLPVAPSA from the coding sequence GTGAGACGTAAGACCTATGTGGACGGTCCCCGTTCGGACATCCGCGTGCCGTTCACCGAGGTGGTTCTGACCGGGGACGAACCGCCGGTGCGGCTCTACGACACGTCCGGTCCGGGCAGTGATCCGCTCGTCGGGCTGCCGCCGCTGCGCAAACCGTGGTGGACCGGGCAGACCCAGCTCGCCGCCGCGCGCGCCGGGATCGTCACGCCCGAGATGGAGTTCGTCGCGGTGCGCGAAGGCGTCACCCCCGAGCTGGTGCGCGACGAGATCGCTTCCGGTCGCGCGGTGCTGCCGGCCAACCGGAACCACCCCGAGTCCGAGCCCATGATCATCGGTTCGCGGTTCCTCGTGAAGGTCAACGCGAACATCGGCACCTCGGCCGTCACCTCGTCCGTCGCCGAGGAGGTGGAGAAGCTGACCTGGGCCACCCGGTGGGGCGCCGACACCGTGATGGACCTGTCCACCGGGCCGCGGATCCATGAGACCCGGGAGGCGATCGTACGGAACTCGCCCGTCCCGATCGGAACCGTGCCGATCTACCAGGCGCTGGAGAAGGTCAAGGGTGACCCGCTCGAGCTGACCTGGGAGCTGTTCCGGGAAACCGTCATCGAGCAGGCCGAACAGGGCGTCGACTACATGACGATCCACGCCGGGGTGCTGCTCGCGCACGTGCCGCTCGCCGCCGAACGCGTCACCGGCATCGTCTCCCGCGGCGGATCGATCATGGCGGCCTGGTGCCTCGCCGAGCACCGGGAGAACTTCCTCTACACCCACTTCCGCGAGCTCTGCGAGATCTTCCGGGAGTACGACATCACGTTCTCGCTCGGGGACGGCCTGCGCCCCGGGTCGATCGCGGACGCCAACGACGAAGCACAGTTCGCGGAGCTGCGCACCCTCGGGGAACTGACCCACATCGCCTGGGAGTACGACGTCCAGGTCATGGTCGAAGGCCCCGGCCACGTGCCGATGCACAAGATCAAGGAGAACGTGGACCTGCAGGTCGACCTGTGCGGCGGGGCGCCCTTCTACACGCTGGGGCCGCTGGCGACCGACATCGCGCCCGCCTACGACCACATCACGTCCGCGATCGGCGCCGCGATGATCGGGATGTTCGGGACGGCGATGCTCTGCTACGTCACCCCGAAGGAGCACCTCGGCCTGCCGAACAAGGAGGACGTGAAGGCGGGGATGATCGCGTACAAGATCGCGGCGCACTCGGCTGACCTGGCCAAGGGGCACGCCGGCGCGCAGGAATGGGACGATGCGCTGTCCCGGGCGCGGTTCGACTTCCGGTGGGAGGACCAGTTCGAGCTGGCGCTGGACCCGGAGACGGCTCGGGCGTACCACGATGAGACGCTGCCGGCGGCTCCCGCAAAGACCGCGCATTTCTGTTCCATGTGCGGGCCCAAGTTCTGCTCGATGCGGATCAGCCATGAGTTGCGGGCGGCGGGGATGAAGTCCAAATCGTCGGAGTTCGTGGAGGCGGGTGGCCGGGTTTACCTGCCGGTGGCACCGTCGGCCTGA
- the rplQ gene encoding 50S ribosomal protein L17, translated as MPTPTKGARLGGSPAHEKLILANLATELFRHGKIKTTETKARRLRPLAEQLITKAKRGDLHARRRVLTVVKDKDVVYALFEQIAPRYTNRPGGYTRITKTGPRKGDAAPMAVIELVEELQVAATTAAPSKADRKAAAQQAKVEALAPEDDAPKSAPAADTDADQDAEAPVNASGDKGAEGPGDQAEGDDTTKA; from the coding sequence ATGCCCACGCCCACCAAGGGTGCCCGCCTCGGCGGCAGCCCGGCACACGAGAAGCTCATCCTGGCGAACCTGGCCACTGAGCTCTTCCGGCACGGGAAGATCAAGACCACCGAGACGAAGGCCCGGCGGCTGCGTCCGCTGGCCGAGCAGCTCATCACGAAGGCCAAGCGCGGCGACCTGCACGCCCGTCGCCGGGTTCTGACCGTCGTGAAGGACAAGGACGTCGTGTACGCCCTGTTCGAGCAGATCGCTCCGCGGTACACGAACCGCCCCGGCGGCTACACCCGGATCACCAAGACCGGCCCCCGCAAGGGCGACGCCGCTCCGATGGCCGTCATCGAGCTGGTCGAGGAGCTGCAGGTCGCGGCCACCACCGCCGCGCCGTCGAAGGCTGACCGCAAGGCGGCCGCGCAGCAGGCCAAGGTCGAGGCGCTCGCGCCCGAGGACGACGCGCCGAAGAGCGCGCCGGCCGCGGACACCGACGCTGACCAGGACGCCGAGGCGCCCGTGAACGCGTCCGGTGACAAGGGTGCCGAGGGCCCCGGCGACCAGGCCGAGGGCGACGACACCACCAAGGCCTGA
- a CDS encoding DNA-directed RNA polymerase subunit alpha, producing the protein MLISQRPTLSEESLSETRSRFTIEPLEPGFGYTLGNSLRRTLLSSIPGAAVTSIKIDGVLHEFTTIPGVKEDVVELVMNVKELTVSSEHDEPVSMYLRKQGPGDVTAGDIQPPAGVSVHNPDLKLATLNSKGRLDMELTVERGRGYVTAAQNKSAGAEIGRIPVDSIYSPVLKVTYRVEATRVEQRTDFDRLIIDVESKASISPRTALASAGSTLVELFGLCRELDETAEGIDIGPSPQDAQLAADLALPIEELDLTVRSYNCLKREGINSVGELIGRTEADLLDIRNFGQKSIDEVKMKLAGMGLGLKDSAPSFDPAHVVDSFGDVDYDTDDYRETEQL; encoded by the coding sequence GTGCTCATCAGCCAGCGGCCGACCCTCTCGGAGGAGTCGCTCAGCGAGACCCGCTCCCGGTTCACCATCGAGCCTCTGGAGCCGGGCTTCGGCTACACCCTCGGTAACTCGCTGCGTCGGACCCTGCTGTCGTCCATCCCGGGCGCGGCGGTCACCAGCATCAAGATCGACGGCGTGCTGCACGAGTTCACCACGATCCCCGGTGTCAAGGAGGACGTGGTCGAGCTGGTCATGAACGTCAAGGAACTGACCGTCAGCTCCGAGCACGACGAGCCGGTCAGCATGTACCTGCGCAAGCAGGGCCCTGGCGACGTGACCGCCGGTGACATCCAGCCCCCGGCTGGCGTCTCCGTGCACAACCCCGACCTGAAGCTGGCCACCCTGAACAGCAAGGGCCGGCTCGACATGGAGCTCACCGTCGAGCGGGGCCGTGGCTACGTCACGGCGGCGCAGAACAAGAGCGCCGGCGCCGAGATTGGCCGGATCCCGGTCGACTCGATCTACTCGCCGGTCCTCAAGGTGACCTACCGCGTCGAGGCGACCCGTGTCGAGCAGCGCACCGACTTCGACCGCCTGATCATCGACGTCGAGTCGAAGGCGTCGATCTCGCCGCGGACCGCGCTGGCCTCGGCCGGCTCGACCCTCGTCGAGCTGTTCGGCCTGTGCCGGGAGCTGGACGAGACCGCCGAGGGCATCGACATCGGCCCGTCGCCGCAGGACGCTCAGCTGGCCGCCGATCTGGCCCTGCCGATCGAGGAGCTGGACCTCACCGTCCGGTCGTACAACTGCCTCAAGCGCGAGGGCATCAACAGCGTGGGCGAGTTGATAGGGCGTACGGAGGCTGACCTTCTGGACATCCGGAACTTCGGCCAGAAGTCGATCGACGAGGTCAAGATGAAGCTCGCCGGAATGGGCCTGGGGCTGAAGGACAGCGCGCCTTCCTTCGACCCGGCGCACGTCGTGGACTCGTTCGGCGACGTGGACTACGACACCGACGACTACCGCGAGACCGAGCAGCTGTAA
- a CDS encoding thiazole synthase yields MFLPENGLILGTGGAQSLAILEEAIAASETTLVTVALRRVDAAGPGLLPMLDRLGVRVLPNTAGCYTAGDAVKTAQMAREAFETDLIKLEVIGDERTLLPDGVELLRAAETLVADGFTVLPYTTDDPILARRLADAGCAAVMPAGSPIGSGLGISNPHHIELIRQNVDVPVVLDAGIGTASDAALAMELGCDAVLVASAITRADDPAAMAAAMRHAVAAGRLARAAGRIPRRFHALASTADEGIAEW; encoded by the coding sequence ATGTTCCTCCCCGAGAACGGACTCATCCTCGGTACCGGCGGCGCGCAGAGCCTCGCGATCCTGGAAGAGGCGATCGCGGCGTCCGAGACCACGCTCGTCACGGTGGCGCTGCGCCGGGTCGACGCGGCAGGTCCGGGACTGCTGCCGATGCTGGACCGGCTCGGTGTGCGGGTGCTGCCGAACACCGCGGGCTGCTACACGGCGGGTGACGCGGTGAAGACCGCGCAGATGGCCCGGGAAGCGTTCGAGACCGACCTGATCAAGCTTGAGGTGATCGGCGACGAGCGGACCCTGCTGCCGGACGGTGTGGAACTGCTCCGAGCCGCCGAGACGCTCGTCGCGGACGGGTTCACGGTCCTGCCGTACACCACCGACGACCCGATCCTGGCCCGCCGTCTGGCCGACGCCGGATGCGCCGCGGTGATGCCCGCCGGCTCGCCGATCGGTTCCGGTCTCGGCATCTCCAACCCGCACCACATCGAGCTGATCCGGCAGAACGTGGACGTGCCGGTGGTGCTGGACGCCGGCATCGGCACCGCCTCCGACGCGGCGCTCGCGATGGAACTCGGCTGCGACGCGGTGCTCGTCGCCAGCGCGATCACCCGGGCCGACGATCCGGCGGCGATGGCGGCGGCGATGCGGCACGCGGTAGCGGCGGGACGGCTCGCCCGCGCCGCCGGGCGAATCCCACGCCGGTTCCACGCGCTCGCGTCCACGGCCGACGAGGGGATCGCGGAATGGTGA
- the thiS gene encoding sulfur carrier protein ThiS — translation MRLTINGQDRSRTESCTVATLVAEIIAAQRGVAVAVNGTVVPRSAWNEVDLADGDRVEVLTAAQGG, via the coding sequence ATGCGCCTGACGATCAACGGCCAGGACCGGAGCAGGACCGAGAGTTGCACCGTCGCGACCCTCGTTGCCGAGATCATCGCCGCCCAGCGTGGGGTGGCGGTCGCCGTCAACGGAACCGTGGTGCCGCGCTCGGCGTGGAATGAGGTGGACCTGGCCGACGGTGACCGGGTCGAGGTGCTCACCGCTGCTCAGGGGGGTTGA
- the truA gene encoding tRNA pseudouridine(38-40) synthase TruA, whose translation MSESIRLRLDVSYDGAGFSGWAAQPTRRTVAGVLTEALGRLVGPETPLGLTVAGRTDAGVHATGQVCHIDLPIEDWERLSGSLLRRLAALMPPDARVRALRPVPDTFDARFSATFRRYEYRVCDEQWGPEPLRRHDTLGWLRPLDLDRLNAAAAGLLGEHDFAAFCKRKEHATTIRAINRLDWRRDPDGVLVATVQADAFCQAMVRSLVGAMLFVGDGRREPEWPGRLLTLRERSSEVTVAAAHGLTLVAVGYPDEAEYAARAEATRRLRG comes from the coding sequence ATGTCGGAATCCATCCGCCTTCGGCTGGACGTGTCGTACGACGGCGCCGGCTTCTCGGGCTGGGCCGCCCAGCCGACCCGCCGGACGGTCGCCGGCGTGCTCACCGAGGCGCTGGGCCGGCTCGTCGGACCGGAGACGCCGCTCGGGTTGACGGTTGCCGGGCGTACCGATGCGGGGGTGCACGCCACCGGACAGGTCTGCCACATCGACCTGCCGATCGAGGACTGGGAACGGCTCTCCGGATCGCTGCTGCGCCGGCTCGCCGCCCTGATGCCGCCGGACGCCCGGGTCCGCGCGCTCCGGCCGGTCCCGGACACCTTCGACGCGCGCTTCTCGGCGACGTTCCGGCGGTACGAGTACCGCGTCTGCGACGAGCAGTGGGGTCCGGAGCCGCTGCGCCGGCACGACACGCTCGGCTGGCTGCGACCGCTCGACCTGGACCGGCTCAACGCCGCCGCGGCCGGGCTGCTCGGCGAGCACGACTTCGCGGCGTTCTGCAAACGCAAGGAGCATGCCACCACGATCCGGGCGATCAACCGGCTGGACTGGCGCCGGGACCCGGACGGGGTCCTGGTGGCGACCGTGCAGGCGGATGCGTTCTGCCAGGCGATGGTCCGCAGCCTGGTGGGGGCGATGCTCTTCGTCGGCGACGGCCGCCGGGAGCCGGAGTGGCCGGGGCGGCTGCTCACGCTCCGGGAACGCTCCAGCGAGGTGACGGTGGCGGCCGCGCACGGGTTGACCCTGGTGGCGGTCGGTTACCCGGACGAGGCGGAGTACGCCGCGCGGGCCGAGGCCACCCGCCGCCTCCGAGGCTGA